One region of Carbonactinospora thermoautotrophica genomic DNA includes:
- a CDS encoding DUF4254 domain-containing protein: MSTSADTPPALEVPGNLAAAVLRLSEKDRRRFSEALGQLHAVNAQLWEAEDLARDSALPLPQLGRYKRRIDLLNQERNRLIERIDLSLTGLGHDAANDAPLHTETLGSALDRLSVLTLRLFHTARAARDSVGISRSRLPALRTQLDQLRTGLDALVAEVTAGTRRLPSGQRFKLYGREATVREPVRVSPNIDQVIAFGGLSECGKSSSAQYLRYATGTYRFKIGYLLDSAVVRAGLADPYLLPSEQQAELLLAELNRFADAHAEARRFTIESVHDDRLIAALKRHLGGRLRIVYLDVPFPVRVRRARVPEAAVRAKDQVKTDRGAHRVANIADHLVNNSGTVHSLRARLRVIAAPAQPIPVRTSPVPALGLPADVTEAVERSVAALGGDDIGLVALTGSAAEGGWSRGWSDLDLLVVAEQRCAPAVEEAVRGLRRSLAEPDPVKVALTLVTPAEVAARAVQPRVLYSLWRIGSGQHPVLHVRPDLRLPRVEPDEVALAAERELPVVVVTLRRLRALAGTDRFDLRATYKHLLLVCRLALHIQGHWVPDQEEVVPAARRELDGLSGFEVPPLTTVRDAYVTGTEERVTDAVLAAADELLDWYEHQLIA, from the coding sequence ATGTCCACATCTGCCGACACACCACCGGCATTAGAGGTACCGGGGAACTTGGCCGCGGCGGTGCTGCGGCTTTCCGAGAAGGACCGGCGACGCTTCTCCGAAGCGCTGGGGCAGCTCCACGCCGTGAACGCCCAGCTCTGGGAAGCCGAGGACCTGGCCCGCGACTCCGCGCTACCACTCCCCCAGCTCGGGAGGTACAAGCGCCGCATCGACCTGCTCAACCAGGAGCGCAACCGGCTCATCGAGCGGATCGACCTGTCCCTGACCGGCCTGGGGCACGACGCGGCCAACGATGCGCCGCTGCACACCGAAACCCTCGGCTCGGCGCTCGACCGTCTGTCCGTGCTCACCCTCCGGCTCTTCCACACCGCCCGCGCCGCCAGGGACTCGGTCGGGATCTCGCGGTCACGCCTGCCCGCGCTGCGAACGCAGCTCGATCAGTTACGCACCGGCCTGGACGCACTGGTGGCGGAGGTGACGGCCGGGACGCGCCGCCTGCCGTCCGGGCAGCGCTTCAAGCTGTACGGGCGCGAGGCAACCGTCCGCGAACCGGTCCGGGTCAGCCCGAACATCGACCAGGTCATCGCGTTCGGCGGGCTGAGCGAGTGCGGAAAGAGCAGTTCCGCGCAGTACCTGCGGTACGCCACCGGCACGTACCGCTTCAAGATCGGCTACCTGCTGGATTCCGCCGTCGTCCGCGCCGGTCTCGCCGACCCGTACCTGCTGCCGAGCGAGCAGCAGGCGGAGCTGCTGCTCGCGGAGCTGAACAGGTTCGCCGACGCGCACGCCGAGGCGCGCCGGTTCACGATCGAGAGCGTCCACGACGACCGGCTCATCGCCGCGCTCAAGCGACACCTGGGCGGGCGGCTGCGCATCGTGTACCTCGACGTCCCCTTCCCCGTCCGCGTCCGGCGTGCCCGCGTGCCGGAAGCCGCCGTGCGCGCCAAGGACCAGGTCAAGACCGACCGGGGGGCGCACCGCGTGGCGAACATCGCCGACCACCTGGTGAACAACTCGGGTACCGTCCACAGCCTGCGTGCCCGGCTACGCGTGATCGCCGCACCAGCGCAGCCAATCCCGGTACGGACCAGCCCCGTGCCCGCGCTCGGCCTGCCGGCCGACGTGACCGAAGCCGTGGAGCGATCCGTCGCAGCCCTGGGCGGGGACGACATCGGGCTCGTCGCCTTGACCGGGAGCGCCGCTGAAGGCGGTTGGTCGCGAGGCTGGTCCGACCTCGACCTCCTGGTCGTCGCCGAGCAGCGATGCGCGCCAGCCGTCGAGGAGGCCGTACGGGGCCTACGCCGGTCCCTCGCCGAGCCCGACCCGGTCAAGGTCGCCCTGACCCTGGTCACGCCCGCCGAGGTCGCCGCCCGCGCGGTGCAGCCCCGCGTGCTCTACAGCCTCTGGCGGATCGGCTCCGGGCAGCACCCTGTCCTGCACGTGCGGCCGGACCTGCGGCTGCCCCGCGTCGAGCCGGACGAGGTCGCCCTCGCCGCCGAGCGGGAGCTGCCCGTTGTGGTCGTCACACTGCGCCGGCTGCGGGCGCTGGCCGGAACCGACCGGTTCGACCTGCGCGCCACGTACAAGCATCTGCTGCTCGTCTGCCGCCTCGCCCTGCACATCCAGGGTCATTGGGTGCCTGACCAGGAGGAGGTCGTCCCGGCCGCCCGGCGGGAACTCGACGGCCTCTCCGGTTTCGAGGTGCCGCCCCTAACCACGGTGCGGGACGCCTACGTGACCGGGACGGAGGAGCGGGTGACCGACGCCGTGCTCGCGGCGGCTGACGAGCTCCTCGACTGGTACGAGCATCAGCTCATCGCCTGA
- a CDS encoding SDR family NAD(P)-dependent oxidoreductase, with translation MGTQRRPLHGTAALVTGAAGGIGSAIAVRLAGDGARVILNHLDSPGEAESLAEEIRRRGGQALPLQADVRDAGQVRALREAAEAAFGPVTVVVSNAGAYPRIPWEDVDVVAWEDGLRTNLTSHYLVAREFTPGMRAAGGGALVTIGSVLARVGRHDLAPYISAKAGLEGLTRALARELGPHGVRVNCVAPGSIEVPAEQAVVPDHAAMIERQLARQCLKRRGRPEDVAGAVAFLAGPDSAFVTGQTLHVDGGWFLG, from the coding sequence ATGGGCACCCAGCGCCGACCGCTGCACGGAACCGCCGCCCTCGTCACCGGGGCCGCGGGAGGCATCGGCTCCGCCATCGCTGTACGGCTCGCCGGGGACGGCGCGCGTGTGATCCTCAACCACCTGGACAGTCCTGGGGAAGCCGAGTCCCTCGCCGAGGAGATCAGGCGACGCGGCGGGCAGGCGCTGCCGCTCCAGGCAGACGTCCGCGACGCCGGGCAGGTGCGCGCGTTGCGGGAGGCGGCGGAGGCCGCCTTCGGTCCCGTGACGGTTGTCGTGAGCAACGCGGGCGCATACCCGCGCATCCCGTGGGAGGACGTCGATGTGGTCGCCTGGGAGGACGGGCTGCGCACCAACCTCACCTCCCACTACCTCGTCGCCCGCGAGTTCACCCCCGGTATGCGGGCCGCCGGCGGCGGAGCGCTCGTCACCATCGGTAGCGTCCTCGCCCGCGTGGGCAGGCACGACCTCGCCCCGTACATCAGCGCCAAGGCCGGGCTCGAAGGGCTCACCCGCGCGCTGGCCCGCGAACTCGGCCCGCACGGGGTGCGCGTCAACTGCGTCGCGCCCGGCTCTATCGAGGTGCCCGCCGAGCAGGCGGTCGTACCCGACCACGCCGCGATGATCGAACGGCAGCTCGCCCGTCAGTGCCTGAAACGACGTGGCCGGCCCGAGGACGTCGCGGGAGCCGTCGCGTTCCTCGCCGGCCCGGACAGCGCCTTCGTCACCGGCCAGACCCTTCACGTGGACGGAGGCTGGTTCCTTGGCTGA
- a CDS encoding NUDIX hydrolase — MVNVVRRNARAILIDGDDLVLIKRTKPGREPYWVTVGGGVDPEDPSVEDALRREVFEELGGNAVDPVQVYVLTEPKDDGIVVQHFFLCRLHGMDLSRRTGAEFGRPERGGYEVVRVPFTREGIRGIDLMPPELADYLAANAEGLLSLFNTRVTRS, encoded by the coding sequence GTGGTGAACGTGGTGAGGCGCAACGCGCGGGCGATCCTGATCGACGGCGACGACCTGGTGCTGATCAAGCGCACCAAGCCGGGACGCGAGCCGTACTGGGTCACCGTCGGGGGAGGAGTGGACCCCGAGGACCCGTCGGTGGAGGACGCCCTGCGTCGGGAGGTCTTCGAGGAGCTCGGCGGCAACGCCGTCGACCCCGTCCAGGTGTACGTCCTCACCGAACCTAAGGACGACGGGATCGTCGTGCAGCACTTCTTCCTGTGCCGCCTGCACGGCATGGACCTGTCCCGCCGCACTGGGGCGGAGTTCGGCAGGCCGGAGCGGGGCGGCTACGAGGTGGTGCGCGTCCCGTTCACCCGGGAGGGCATCCGGGGGATCGACCTCATGCCGCCCGAGCTCGCCGACTACCTGGCCGCCAACGCCGAAGGGCTGCTCTCGCTGTTCAACACACGCGTTACGCGCTCTTGA
- a CDS encoding phosphoribosyltransferase — MEASPTSANAQGAFRARVVERLGVSGVGRRERIVHTLDGLEDTATARQLQDCCAELWDRCRGQVPGLAGIDYLLGLDAGGILPTVGLALISGLPYKIAWKLRLPLPGAVHFVEPHATRPDVYAYGIETGRRVLLVDDEVTTGYTLANLAARLREAGAEPVGAACLVEDTRFGARDLLAAAGVPLVSLLVLDGAA, encoded by the coding sequence ATGGAGGCTTCCCCGACGTCCGCCAACGCCCAGGGCGCTTTCCGGGCCCGCGTCGTCGAGCGGCTCGGCGTGTCCGGCGTCGGCCGGCGGGAACGCATCGTCCACACCCTCGACGGACTGGAAGACACGGCGACGGCCCGCCAGCTCCAGGACTGCTGCGCGGAACTCTGGGACAGGTGCCGCGGGCAGGTACCGGGGCTGGCCGGGATTGACTACCTGCTGGGCCTCGACGCGGGCGGCATCCTGCCTACGGTCGGCTTGGCCCTAATAAGCGGCTTGCCGTACAAGATCGCGTGGAAACTGCGGCTCCCGTTGCCGGGCGCGGTCCACTTCGTCGAACCCCACGCGACCCGACCGGACGTCTACGCGTACGGCATCGAGACCGGCCGGCGGGTCCTGCTCGTCGACGACGAGGTGACGACCGGGTACACGCTGGCCAACCTGGCGGCGAGGCTGCGCGAGGCCGGGGCCGAGCCGGTCGGCGCAGCCTGCCTGGTGGAGGACACGCGGTTCGGCGCGCGGGACCTGCTGGCGGCAGCCGGCGTGCCACTGGTCAGCCTGCTCGTCCTGGACGGTGCGGCATGA
- a CDS encoding ATP-binding protein — MQSAVKYPPRPDMAGLVRRHVAGYVAWRGLTHRYAVDEVQLVATELFANAVAHARHQGRPIRVAVEHRGDVLRIEVHDPDPTPPAPRWMPDRTYGRGLLLVEALASRWGTVPAPDGGKLVYAEFRAVRR; from the coding sequence GTGCAGAGCGCTGTGAAGTACCCGCCGCGCCCGGACATGGCGGGCCTCGTTCGGCGGCACGTGGCCGGGTACGTCGCGTGGCGGGGACTGACCCACCGCTACGCCGTCGACGAGGTGCAGCTCGTCGCGACCGAACTGTTCGCCAACGCCGTAGCCCACGCACGCCACCAGGGACGTCCGATCCGGGTCGCCGTCGAACACCGGGGTGATGTGCTGCGGATCGAGGTGCACGACCCCGATCCCACCCCGCCAGCACCGAGGTGGATGCCCGATCGGACCTACGGGCGCGGCCTGCTCCTCGTGGAGGCGCTGGCCAGCCGGTGGGGCACCGTGCCGGCACCCGATGGCGGGAAGCTGGTGTACGCCGAGTTCCGGGCGGTGCGGCGATGA
- a CDS encoding glycosyltransferase family 9 protein: MTGTGLFFHSGREPFRADSLCGRPLGYDRDMFDPGARLPVHGDPHLSRALAGCDEVAVHFPTPKLGDTLLALGAVRALWDWARMCRPCRRPVFRLVGPQARLLAAAIFFRSEAGGVPVTTGAPATPARRVVIGDAEGVVQARGWPGTGTYLVVDPTRTPCWLAGGIAHPYLPDRYYLAIERHLAVRLPGEPPFQPGVWLPSGRLAVALKEREVLGLDTIAAVTATSWPARKDYTANRYLRVAEELSARTGRRFHLLLVGGQDQPGPGRLSSDGRMEVADLGAAPRDELVPVFARCGLVLGNDTGLTHLAAMSRKRLSGGAPEVIGLYARHSHSKWRTGLPNHHAVATGFSELMHREDRCPVRDQIDDCAYGAAADLDTVGPEFVADAVLRTVLELAR; encoded by the coding sequence ATGACCGGCACCGGGTTGTTCTTCCACTCCGGCCGGGAGCCGTTCCGGGCCGACTCGCTGTGCGGGCGACCGCTCGGATACGACCGCGATATGTTCGATCCCGGGGCACGCCTGCCGGTCCACGGCGACCCGCACCTGAGCCGGGCGCTCGCCGGCTGCGACGAGGTCGCCGTCCACTTCCCCACGCCCAAGCTCGGCGACACGCTGCTCGCCCTCGGAGCCGTACGGGCGCTCTGGGACTGGGCTCGGATGTGCCGGCCGTGCCGCCGCCCGGTGTTCCGCCTCGTGGGACCGCAGGCTCGCCTGCTCGCCGCCGCGATCTTCTTCCGCTCGGAAGCCGGCGGCGTCCCGGTCACGACCGGTGCTCCGGCCACGCCGGCCCGTCGTGTCGTCATCGGGGACGCTGAGGGCGTCGTCCAGGCGCGTGGTTGGCCCGGCACCGGGACCTACCTCGTCGTCGATCCCACGCGAACGCCATGCTGGCTGGCCGGCGGGATCGCCCACCCGTACCTGCCGGATCGCTACTACCTCGCGATAGAGCGGCACCTGGCCGTGCGGCTCCCGGGGGAGCCGCCGTTCCAGCCCGGCGTCTGGCTGCCGTCCGGCCGGCTCGCCGTTGCGTTGAAGGAGCGGGAGGTGCTCGGGCTGGACACGATCGCGGCCGTCACCGCGACGAGTTGGCCCGCGCGCAAGGACTACACCGCCAACCGGTATCTCCGGGTCGCCGAAGAACTGTCGGCGCGCACGGGACGGAGGTTCCACCTCCTCCTCGTCGGCGGACAGGACCAGCCCGGACCAGGTCGGCTTTCCAGCGACGGCCGCATGGAGGTCGCCGATCTCGGTGCCGCGCCGCGTGACGAGCTCGTGCCCGTCTTCGCCCGGTGCGGGCTTGTCCTGGGCAATGACACCGGGCTCACCCACCTGGCGGCCATGAGCCGCAAGCGGCTCTCGGGCGGCGCGCCGGAGGTGATCGGCCTGTACGCCCGTCACAGCCACTCCAAGTGGCGTACCGGCCTCCCCAACCACCACGCCGTCGCCACCGGCTTCTCCGAACTCATGCACCGCGAGGACCGCTGTCCGGTGCGGGACCAGATCGACGACTGCGCATACGGCGCGGCAGCGGACCTCGACACCGTCGGACCGGAGTTCGTGGCCGACGCGGTACTGCGCACCGTTCTGGAGCTGGCACGGTGA